The segment AATGTCTGATGATCGAAGTGTCTCATCTTATCGAGATCGCTTCAGTGCAGGAAGAAATCGACTCATAAAAACTGCACTCCTCTCCCCTTCCCGACCTACCAACAGGAGCTCTCCCATGGATCGTCGATATTTTCTCAAAGCAGGTGCCCTCTCTGTGGCGGCCGCCTCCCAGGTTACCGCGACTCAGTCTGCCAAGGCGAATGCGAGTGAACGACTCCGTGTTGGTGTGATGGGTTCCGGGGGACGCGCCCTGGGTTTGTTGAAAACATTTTCGGAGAATCCGGAGGTTGAAGTCGTCGCGATTTCTGATATCGACAGCCGTAAACTACCCCAGGCTGTGGAAGAAGTGATGAAACGCCAAAAGACACGTCCCGAAACGATGAAAGACTTTCGAAAAATCATCGACGACCCTTCGATCGATGCCTTGGTTGTGGGAACGCCCGATCATTGGCATGCCATTCCTACCATCATGGCTTGCCTGGCGGACAAAGACGTGTATGTGGAGAAGCCGGATGGAAACAACATTGAAGAAGGACAACGAATGGTCGCCGCGATGCGTAAAACTGGCCGCATCGTGCAGATGGGGTCGCAGCACCGCTCAACCGACCGCATGAAGTCTGCAATCGCTTATGCAAAAGAGGGGCATTTGGGACGATGCCTGTTTGCAAAAGCATGGGAAAGTGCCAAACAGGGAAATATTGGTAAACCGGCAGACGGGACTCCTCCAGAAGGAGTCGATTACGATTTCTGGCTCGGTTCCGCTCCCGAACGACCGTTCAATCCCGTCCGATTTCATGGGCATTGGCGATGGTTTTACGATTACGGAACCGGCGATCTGGGCAATGATGGTGTGCATCGACTTGATATGGCGATGGCAATC is part of the Polystyrenella longa genome and harbors:
- a CDS encoding Gfo/Idh/MocA family protein, with amino-acid sequence MDRRYFLKAGALSVAAASQVTATQSAKANASERLRVGVMGSGGRALGLLKTFSENPEVEVVAISDIDSRKLPQAVEEVMKRQKTRPETMKDFRKIIDDPSIDALVVGTPDHWHAIPTIMACLADKDVYVEKPDGNNIEEGQRMVAAMRKTGRIVQMGSQHRSTDRMKSAIAYAKEGHLGRCLFAKAWESAKQGNIGKPADGTPPEGVDYDFWLGSAPERPFNPVRFHGHWRWFYDYGTGDLGNDGVHRLDMAMAIMDAAAEAQGEQPLGLPRTISAAGGKWYFDDLQEFPDTLQVTYEFAGERPKILTYEMKLWVPYKYYDETEAAVIYGDQGYMVAGNRGWRAYTSGGKLVKEVAGDTHERPHVQNFVDCVKSRKKPVCDLETVGHPASVLCHSGNIAARIGRTVTLDPETETFVGDDEANALRGRPDYRKPWSLPEIS